In Anthonomus grandis grandis chromosome 5, icAntGran1.3, whole genome shotgun sequence, the following are encoded in one genomic region:
- the LOC126736149 gene encoding homeobox protein HOX3-like, whose translation MPPLQYQTTWYPMNSNRPYSSSSGASMAVDLNSLPSTQSDNVNNIRASGSKRARTQYSSLQLVELEKEFQTSKYLCRPKRINLAQTLNLTEKQIKVWFQNRRMKFKKESKSKSHGNGQSSNRSQSPNQSGGSDNESCLRINVERPTITKRLMTHSVLSQGSEYSLPMGLGGSVFSSSISSQWTPRQGFQPPTYSSNPSGPLSMPAAYPLTAYGSISPFSQVEPSYSSENMPDVFNQYAGFSEHQSQSISWNQNSFNNSLPSSEPSGLLPL comes from the exons ATGCCTCCTCTCCAGTATCAAACAACTTGGTACCCAATGA ATAGTAATAGACCATACAGCTCTAGCTCTGGTGCATCCATGGCCGTAGACCTAAACTCTCTACCGTCTACTCAAAGTGATAATGTGAATAATATCAGAGCATCAGGAAGCAAAAGAGCAAGAACGCAGTACTCATCTTTGCAGTTGGTGGAACTGGAAAAAGAATTCCAGACAAGCAAATACTTGTGTCGCCCCAAGCGTATAAACTTGGCACAGACACTAAACCTTACCGAAAAGCAAATAAAAGTTTGGTTCCAAAACAGACGTATGAAGTTTAAAAAGGAAAGTAAGAGCAAAAGTCATGGAAATGGACAAAGTAGCAACAGATCACAATCTCCTAATCAGAGCGGTGGATCAGATAATGAGAGCTGCTTAAGAATAAACGTTGAGCGACCGACAATTACGAAGAGGTTAATGACTCATTCAGTATTAAGTCAAGGATCTGAGTACTCTCTACCGATGGGACTAGGCGGATCAGTTTTTAGCAGTTCAATTTCCAGCCAATGGACTCCTCGTCAAGGTTTTCAACCTCCAACCTACTCTAGTAATCCCTCTGGACCCTTATCTATGCCAGCTGCTTATCCACTAACTGCCTATGGCTCAATTTCACCATTTTCTCAGGTAGAACCTTCCTATTCTTCTGAAAATATGCCAGATGTTTTCAACCAATATGCTGGATTTTCTGAACATCAATCTCAATCCATTTCATGGAaccaaaatagttttaataattctttaccCAGTAGCGAACCATCTGGACTACTTCCATTATAA